The Alnus glutinosa chromosome 7, dhAlnGlut1.1, whole genome shotgun sequence genome includes a region encoding these proteins:
- the LOC133873520 gene encoding peroxidase 44-like: MYQMKMSFLLFLFVHLPFVLADLHVGFYRSSCPQAESIVQQVVQNEFCRDPSIIAALLRMHFHDCFVRGCDASILIDSTSKKASEKDAGPNQTVRGYEVIDNAKKRLEAACPSTVSCADILTLATRDAVALAGGPNYTLPTGRRDGLVSNPEDVLLPWPGISVPEALQFFTAKGMALNDMVTLLGAHSVGVAHCFFFDYRLSNYQASGAPDPSMDPALVAKLNITCARNEDATAFLDQSTSFAMDNRYFQQILLRKGILQIDQELAFDNSTAGIVSGFASDRIVFQRSFAKAMRKLGSIQVLVGNAGEIRNNCRVFNTAKKSREIRAF, translated from the exons ATGTATCAAATGAAAATGTCATTCCTACTGTTTCTCTTTGTCCATCTTCCTTTTGTCTTGGCCGACCTACACGTAGGTTTCTATAGATCTAGCTGCCCGCAAGCAGAATCAATTGTGCAACAAGTAGTGCAAAATGAATTCTGTAGAGATCCATCGATAATCGCAGCCTTGCTTCGCATGCATTTTCATGATTGTTTTGTCAGA GGTTGTGATGCATCTATACTAATAGACTCCACCAGTAAGAAGGCATCGGAGAAAGATGCTGGGCCAAACCAGACTGTAAGAGGATATGAAGTTATTGATAACGCCAAGAAAAGATTAGAGGCTGCATGCCCTTCAACCGTTTCTTGCGCAGATATTCTTACTTTGGCGACCCGTGACGCTGTTGCTCTTGCTGGAGGCCCCAATTATACTTTGCCAACCGGAAGGCGCGATGGGCTTGTTTCGAATCCTGAAGACGTGTTGTTGCCGTGGCCAGGAATTTCTGTTCCTGAGGCATTGCAATTTTTTACTGCCAAAGGGATGGCTCTCAATGACATGGTGACCCTTTTAGGTGCCCACAGTGTGGGAGTAGCACATTGCTTCTTCTTTGACTATAGGCTTTCCAACTATCAAGCCTCTGGGGCTCCTGATCCTTCAATGGATCCTGCTTTGGTTGCAAAACTCAACATCACCTGCGCCAGGAATGAGGATGCTACTGCATTTTTGGACCAGAGCACGTCCTTTGCCATGGACAATCGCTACTTTCAGCAAATTCTTTTGAGGAAAGGTATACTACAGATTGATCAGGAACTTGCTTTCGATAATTCTACGGCTGGTATTGTTTCGGGTTTTGCATCGGATCGGATCGTATTCCAACGGAGCTTTGCAAAAGCTATGAGAAAGTTGGGGAGCATCCAAGTTCTCGTTGGAAATGCTGGAGAAATTCGGAACAACTGCAGAGTTTTCAATACGGCCAAGAAAAGCAGAGAAATTAGAGCCTTTTAA